Below is a genomic region from Zea mays cultivar B73 chromosome 9, Zm-B73-REFERENCE-NAM-5.0, whole genome shotgun sequence.
TTTTGGGGTagttcttggagatgctctaagtcaTGAAACCTGCAGATAGAAACTCTCTCCATATATCAGAAAAGGCAGGTTTCCCAAAACTAAAGAGGCATACAGTTATCATGCAGTTCAATACTAGGCCATGTATGTTGCTATTATGAATGGAGTTATACATTACAGGAAATGCCAAACATTTTGATAGTTCAATCTACCCCTTGACTTCGATTATCCATGATGTGACTTGCAAATTACTATAAGCTCAAGAAAAAAAAATGAGAAAATATAGGAGGAATTTGCAGTAATTACAAGAAAGGTACTAAAAACTACATGTTAGGTGCTTGTTTGGCAGGGGCAGTAATGTTAATTCCCCCTTTCTGGCTTCATTCAAGATCTGGAGCTAACCTGCCAGACAAACACCCACACGGACAGAGTAAATCTACAGATAGAGTTGTGGAGCTGTGGAACAGTAAAACAGAGCTGAAACTGAACTCTTGAGCTCTGCTAAACAGGCCCTAGAGCTGTACATCCATACCCTCACCAACAGAGCTTGCTCAGAACTTATCAACAAGGACCACAATAAATACACATCTAAAGCTCAAACATGCATACTCTAATATAAACAGAACATTTAACTAAGATGCTACAGTGTTATCGTGTTCAACATATGCATACGTGTAAACGAAATGGATCAATTCCAAAGGTCATTTAAATGGATCAGAATGAAAAATATCCATTTGTCCTACTATAACATATAAGAGGTTTCTCCTATAAATTTTATATAGAGTAAAAAATGAACCCTAATACATGAATAAACTCACAGTTTTGTAGTGAAATGGATTTTATTTCGGCACTATAAAACTTGCCTGGTTCAGAAGTGTGCAAGCACCACATTCCCACTTTGAACTATCAAGTGCATCACTTGTTGTCCTATCATCTCGTGCTGCTATGTGAATTCTAGAAGAAGTGCTGGGCTGTGCAGAAGTGTTGGAGCAGCTACCCTTGTCTTTTTCATCCCTTGTCAAATTTGGCGACTCTTGAAGAATAATAACATCATCCGAATCATCAATAGCAGATTGATCATGTGATCCACACCACAAATCATCATACATTCTTCTTTCAGCCGCCATTGCAGCAGCTTGTACTGGACTAAGTGCACTCATAATTTCACTGTTTCCACCCAACTTTCTTGGTCCAGAAGGCAATAGAGCTCCATTCCTTGCCCGCTTCTGTGCAGCAGCTAACGTAGCTTGCCGCAGAGATGGTGGTGGTGGATGTACAGTAAATCCACCAACTCGCCTTCCCGTGCCATCAAACCCTTGTCCTGTTCCAGTGATACCCTTTGAAACAAGTTCTTCGCATTCCTGGCAGATTTATCATAAACAACAGAAGGATCATTATTAAAAATATGGCACCACATGAGCAAAACCGAAATTGCATTCAAGAGCACAAAACTGAAACAAAGAAAACTACAAATGATAGAACTAGATGTACTTGGTCGCATACAAGGTACAAAGACACAACAAAGCTTACTCAAGTACAGTCAAAGTAAATTACAGATTCACTACCTCAATCTTACATGTTACCAAATACAAACTTAGTTAAGATCAATTTAGTGATTGAAACTGTGATCCTGAAACATATCAGTTGTGTTTGTTTTTGTAAGGATTTCAGCACAAGTAAAACTCCATTCCAAAGACCTTGTCAATTGCCACAACTTTCTTACAGATATAGTCCAGTGtcctcactacatcttcattctgATTTGGATTCCCTCATTTTGCGTTATTTTTTGGCAAACACAGGTAAAGGTCTTCTCCCCACTGCCCACTCCACTCCCAACATCTCCAGAATGTACAAACCATTATTAATAGAGTTGTCAGTTCACGATAGATGTGGAGTAATAATCATATATATTGATAGAGACAAAGTTGTTCCCATTTAATTAAGTTTGGATGTTGCACAGAGAAAAAAAAAAACAAGTTCTGCATATTTTAGTTTTTTGGTAACCATAGTAGGACATCCAATCAAATAATAATCTAGGTTACATGTAGTAGAACTAAAAATCACTCTAAAATTCTAAGTGCAGCATCATCACAAATAATCTCTTGGAGACTTGGAGTAAAGATTGTTGACATGTGAATGAATCATTCAGTCAGGGCCTCAGGGGTAAAGATTGTCTTGGAGACTTGGAGTAGCACAAAACAGAGAAATGCATTCACTTGTGCCCATGAGCACAACCATTCCACGCCAATATATACAACCACCGGTATCCCACATTGTGTAAGCAGCAGCAATAAAGCCAGAGCAGCCCACGCACCTTGCGGAGCTCGTCCCAGAGCTTGTAAAACTGCGCATCGTGGGGCCCGCGCTCGTTGTGGCAGAGCTCGTGTAGCATGGTATCGAGCACCTCCTCGTACGGGATGAAGTCATGGTCGCGGCCGGCGCGCCGTAGCCGCAGCTTGACTTCGACGCCCGCGCCGACATTGAGCCCCAGCAGCCTCGGGTTCCGCGGCCTGATCAATCACACCCCCCGCACGCACGGGGTCCATCAATCGATCGATCGGGAGGCGTGGAGGGGGAGAAGggaggttagggttagggttcgtGGGGACGCTTACGAAAACTCGGAGAGGACCTTGACGCGCCATTTGTGGCGGCGCATGATGGGCTGGACCTGCCTGGCAACGCGGTCGAGGGTTGCCCGCGCGGCGGTCGCGTCGGGCTTGATCTTGAGCGCACGGACCTCCCACACCTTGTGCAGGTCACCCACCTCCATCGCCACCGCCCGGCGGCCGCCGAATCGCCGATTACACGCCAACACGGCGTGATTTTCAAATGGGTTGCGGGCGACTATTATCTCCAGCGACTCTCTATTTCACTCTTTATCAaactttctatttcaaaattctcTCTACAAACAATGTATCAGTCTAAACACACACGGTGACGGTGTTGCTGGAGTTGGCTTAGAGACGGATACACGAGCGGGCGCGGGAAGATAGGCGACGTTTGGAGGACAGCGGGACTGCCAGACTGGCCGCACGGTTGCGGAAGTGCAGAGCAGCATATATTTTTTTTTATGATACTTTTAATATAAGCTTCTCCATAAAATATTTATAAGTGTTATTATTCTTTAAAATAGTATTTTAACATCTTTTTAtcattttaatactattttgataaAAAAGGTTATAACATTATTTTAGAGAATAATAACacttattgtcggcgtttcgagaccgggggtccctcgggccgacgagtgagtgtcgccgcgtgccccagtccagatgggtcgagcgcaaaggggggaggagcgaggcggccggagaccggcgtgagagaggtgggaatcccgcggccttcgtgttcgtcccgcgcccaggtcgggtgcgcttgcagtacag
It encodes:
- the LOC100383072 gene encoding DNA-dependent metalloprotease WSS1 — protein: MEVGDLHKVWEVRALKIKPDATAARATLDRVARQVQPIMRRHKWRVKVLSEFSPRNPRLLGLNVGAGVEVKLRLRRAGRDHDFIPYEEVLDTMLHELCHNERGPHDAQFYKLWDELRKECEELVSKGITGTGQGFDGTGRRVGGFTVHPPPPSLRQATLAAAQKRARNGALLPSGPRKLGGNSEIMSALSPVQAAAMAAERRMYDDLWCGSHDQSAIDDSDDVIILQESPNLTRDEKDKGSCSNTSAQPSTSSRIHIAARDDRTTSDALDSSKWECGACTLLNQPLAPICEVCGTTKPKIAKAKYTTWSCKFCTLENSTKLDKCSACDQWRYSYGPPVATYGPSYD